A single Curtobacterium sp. MCJR17_020 DNA region contains:
- a CDS encoding GNAT family N-acetyltransferase: MTTTALTSTALPRPGEVLVASAAEVEQVVQRATNQYASGVVADTAGWADGDRRRIEDLGFRGGDARGEALRTLDLTIADDGTPTRMLDAPAMAALNSHHARFAERRGDVVRYQTDVSVWTGIPAQPTPQDWEDVRALLGSGGMLGVGAAAVLPSGWELVEGAGGVQLTGEAIEGAPDTEAVVLTPDDVPEMTALVERTKPGPFLPRTIELGTYLGIRRDGRLVAMAGERLHPPGWAEISAVCTDEAYRGQGFGRRLVLAVAHGIRERGETPLMHAAAGNTGAIGLYQHLGFRLRDRGAPRFVRVP; the protein is encoded by the coding sequence ATGACGACGACTGCGCTGACCTCGACCGCGCTGCCCCGACCCGGAGAGGTCCTCGTGGCCTCGGCAGCGGAGGTCGAGCAGGTCGTCCAACGCGCCACGAACCAGTACGCCTCCGGTGTCGTCGCGGACACCGCCGGGTGGGCGGACGGCGATCGTCGGCGGATCGAGGACCTCGGGTTCCGTGGTGGTGATGCCCGCGGCGAAGCGCTCCGGACCCTCGACCTGACGATCGCCGACGACGGCACGCCGACGCGGATGCTCGACGCGCCCGCGATGGCCGCGCTGAACAGCCACCACGCGCGGTTCGCCGAGCGGCGCGGCGACGTGGTCCGCTACCAGACCGACGTGTCGGTGTGGACGGGGATCCCCGCGCAGCCCACGCCGCAGGACTGGGAGGACGTCCGGGCGCTGCTCGGGTCGGGCGGCATGCTCGGCGTGGGTGCCGCTGCTGTCCTGCCGTCGGGGTGGGAGCTGGTCGAAGGCGCCGGCGGCGTGCAGCTGACCGGCGAGGCGATCGAGGGTGCGCCGGACACCGAGGCCGTCGTGTTGACGCCCGACGACGTGCCGGAGATGACCGCGCTGGTGGAGCGGACGAAGCCGGGGCCGTTCCTGCCGCGCACGATCGAGCTCGGCACGTACCTGGGCATCCGACGCGACGGCCGGCTCGTCGCCATGGCGGGGGAGCGCCTGCACCCGCCGGGGTGGGCCGAGATCAGCGCGGTGTGCACGGACGAGGCGTACCGGGGGCAGGGGTTCGGGCGCCGGTTGGTGCTCGCCGTCGCGCACGGGATCCGGGAGCGTGGGGAGACACCCTTGATGCACGCGGCCGCGGGGAACACCGGGGCGATCGGGCTGTACCAGCACCTCGGGTTCCGGCTGCGGGATCGCGGGGCCCCGCGGTTCGTGCGGGTGCCGTGA
- a CDS encoding SDR family oxidoreductase, whose translation MRNEQQTAVLTGAASPRGIGRATAHHLAEAGWDIGIIDLDQTASEQVATEIREQHGVSAVGVGANVADESAVRAAFDTIEAELDPIVALVNLAGVSSAHAYLDLPEGEWHRVLSINLDGVHFASLRAAESMVRSGYGRIVNLSSVSAQRGGGTFSKTPYTVAKAGVIGLTRGLARELGPRGVTVNAIAPGPIDTDIMGGTLTEERKTEMAADGVLPRIGTPRDIAAAIAYLISEDAGFVTGQTLNVDGGLYMH comes from the coding sequence ATGCGCAACGAACAGCAAACCGCCGTCCTCACCGGAGCGGCATCACCGCGTGGCATCGGTCGCGCCACCGCCCACCACCTGGCCGAGGCCGGATGGGACATCGGCATCATCGACCTCGACCAGACGGCCAGCGAACAGGTCGCCACCGAGATCCGCGAGCAGCACGGCGTCAGCGCGGTCGGCGTCGGCGCGAACGTCGCCGACGAGTCAGCGGTCCGGGCAGCGTTCGACACGATCGAGGCCGAACTCGACCCCATCGTCGCCCTCGTCAACCTGGCCGGCGTCTCGTCCGCGCACGCCTATCTCGACCTGCCCGAGGGGGAGTGGCACCGTGTGCTGTCGATCAACCTCGACGGCGTGCACTTCGCCAGCCTGCGGGCAGCGGAGTCGATGGTGCGGTCCGGCTACGGCCGCATCGTGAACCTGTCGTCGGTGTCGGCCCAGCGCGGTGGCGGCACCTTCAGCAAGACCCCGTACACGGTGGCGAAGGCCGGCGTGATCGGCCTGACCCGTGGCCTGGCCCGCGAGCTCGGCCCGCGCGGCGTCACCGTCAACGCCATCGCCCCCGGCCCGATCGACACCGACATCATGGGCGGCACCCTGACCGAGGAGCGCAAGACCGAGATGGCAGCGGACGGCGTGCTGCCGCGCATCGGCACCCCGCGGGACATCGCCGCGGCGATCGCGTACCTGATCAGCGAGGACGCCGGGTTCGTCACCGGCCAGACGCTCAACGTCGACGGCGGCCTGTACATGCACTAG
- a CDS encoding RHS repeat-associated core domain-containing protein, translated as MTSSTKDGKTTTYEYAGADMNKLLYQATDGGAEYGYTYGTSDSNGVPVIASRELVGTGTAAVISDPTTGQLLDLRTTDGTTSMYVLDGIGNPVASLKDTGAVAYKVTYDAYGKEQVNADGGSSAQWQQNPYGYKAGIRASNTDTGLTKFGYRWQSAATGSWIERDTLDAPLSPSNANRYAYAGADPINKSDPRGRDVFDSATDAFGKAGLVGNLANIGYYAATGNSKAAATETVGLITGTLAGAACELGIAAATGGVGVIATAGCYAVGTAVSNVTTGKVF; from the coding sequence ATGACGTCTTCCACGAAGGATGGCAAGACGACCACGTACGAGTACGCGGGCGCGGACATGAACAAGCTGCTCTACCAGGCAACCGACGGGGGAGCGGAGTACGGCTACACCTATGGCACATCCGACTCGAATGGTGTCCCCGTGATCGCCAGCCGTGAGCTCGTTGGTACGGGCACGGCCGCGGTGATCAGCGACCCCACCACTGGTCAGCTGCTGGATCTGCGGACTACGGACGGCACGACGAGCATGTACGTCCTCGACGGGATCGGGAACCCGGTTGCATCCCTCAAGGACACGGGCGCTGTTGCCTACAAGGTGACGTACGACGCGTACGGCAAGGAGCAGGTCAACGCCGACGGTGGCAGCAGTGCGCAGTGGCAGCAGAACCCGTACGGGTACAAGGCCGGCATCCGCGCCAGCAACACTGACACCGGACTCACGAAATTCGGCTACCGCTGGCAGTCCGCCGCCACCGGCAGCTGGATCGAACGCGACACACTCGACGCGCCTCTCAGTCCTAGTAACGCGAACCGATATGCCTACGCGGGTGCTGACCCAATCAACAAGTCTGACCCCCGTGGGCGAGACGTTTTCGACTCAGCCACTGACGCTTTCGGGAAAGCCGGTTTGGTTGGCAACCTCGCCAATATTGGCTACTACGCTGCTACAGGGAATAGTAAGGCGGCAGCGACAGAGACTGTCGGCTTGATCACCGGCACTCTTGCCGGAGCCGCCTGCGAACTCGGCATAGCAGCCGCTACTGGCGGTGTCGGGGTTATTGCAACAGCTGGCTGCTACGCGGTCGGTACTGCCGTGTCAAACGTAACGACTGGGAAGGTGTTTTAA
- a CDS encoding prolyl oligopeptidase family serine peptidase, whose translation MRPGGAASVASSADVRPSVTTRAAADLGERLAAAWGSWGPTMTRNARRVAFVSDRHGTPEVFVQDVVVDGELPEPVRIALSDDPVIRVSWSSDGEWLAVAIATDGGVKQQVWVVRPDGTDAAQIAGSRYQHAELGPWSRSGHRVVITLPSTEAEQPARSYLVDPVSGDRDDLAVGELIHILDLSVEERLVVLSDGQRGQEFVVVVDRLTDESHALFADDPDGSADIAFLRPSPASETSPLVAYVATEAGLPRRGLVAQPVGPHGWRGTPRRIAERPDAELEYLDADDAGRTLLLVWNVDGRSELDLINTHDASRTPVPDLPGYVVTDPVLSRDGRSVLLAVEGPTRPRELWRLDTNALTWNRVTDVPALPDVQLVEPTLERFTARDGLELTAWLYRAVGPAMSSAVGARAAAAVPPGPRAALVHLHGGPESQERPTFSPQHQALAAAGVTVLAPNIRGSSGYGHEFVHADDLALRWNALADVVDCARFLVSNGYADRSRVAVEGRSYGGYATLASLAFTPDVFAAGVAVCGMSDFATFYRDTEPWIAAAAATKYGHPVDDEALLAALSPMRAIDDVTAPLLVVHGELDTNVPIGEAHQVVEALQERSHDVEYLELAGEGHEYRRASSRALLVRRMVEFVAARLA comes from the coding sequence ATGCGGCCGGGAGGCGCGGCGAGCGTCGCGTCGTCGGCCGACGTCCGTCCCTCGGTCACGACCAGGGCCGCGGCCGACCTGGGTGAGCGGCTCGCCGCCGCCTGGGGGTCGTGGGGCCCCACCATGACCCGGAACGCCCGGCGCGTGGCGTTCGTCTCCGACCGGCACGGCACCCCCGAGGTGTTCGTGCAGGACGTCGTCGTCGACGGCGAACTGCCCGAACCGGTGCGGATCGCGCTGTCCGACGACCCCGTGATCCGGGTGTCGTGGTCGTCCGACGGGGAGTGGCTCGCCGTGGCGATCGCGACCGACGGTGGCGTGAAGCAGCAGGTCTGGGTGGTCCGGCCGGACGGCACCGACGCCGCGCAGATCGCCGGTTCGCGCTACCAGCACGCCGAACTCGGCCCGTGGAGCCGCAGTGGTCACCGGGTCGTCATCACGCTGCCCTCGACCGAGGCCGAGCAGCCGGCCCGTTCGTACCTGGTCGACCCGGTGTCCGGCGACCGCGACGACCTGGCCGTCGGCGAACTCATCCACATCCTCGACCTGTCGGTGGAGGAACGGCTCGTCGTGCTGAGCGACGGGCAGCGCGGCCAGGAGTTCGTCGTCGTGGTCGACCGCCTGACCGACGAGAGCCACGCCCTGTTCGCCGACGACCCCGACGGGTCCGCTGACATCGCGTTCCTGCGGCCCTCGCCCGCGAGCGAGACCAGCCCGCTCGTCGCCTACGTCGCCACCGAGGCCGGCCTGCCCCGACGCGGACTCGTCGCCCAGCCCGTCGGACCGCACGGGTGGCGCGGCACACCCCGCCGGATCGCCGAACGGCCCGACGCCGAGCTCGAGTACCTCGACGCCGACGACGCCGGCCGCACGCTGCTGCTCGTCTGGAACGTCGACGGGCGCAGCGAACTCGACCTCATCAACACCCACGACGCCTCGCGCACCCCAGTGCCGGACCTGCCCGGGTACGTGGTCACCGACCCGGTGCTCAGCCGCGACGGCCGGAGCGTGCTGCTCGCCGTCGAAGGGCCCACCCGACCGCGGGAACTCTGGCGGCTCGACACGAACGCACTCACCTGGAACCGGGTCACCGACGTTCCCGCACTGCCGGACGTGCAGCTGGTCGAGCCGACCCTCGAGCGGTTCACCGCGCGTGACGGACTGGAGCTGACCGCCTGGCTGTACCGGGCGGTGGGGCCGGCCATGTCCTCGGCCGTCGGCGCTCGTGCTGCTGCTGCCGTGCCTCCCGGCCCGCGCGCAGCGCTCGTCCACCTGCACGGCGGACCGGAGTCGCAGGAACGACCCACGTTCTCGCCGCAGCACCAGGCGCTCGCCGCAGCGGGCGTGACCGTCCTCGCCCCGAACATCCGCGGATCGTCCGGGTACGGACACGAGTTCGTGCACGCCGACGACCTGGCCCTGCGCTGGAACGCGCTCGCCGACGTCGTCGACTGCGCACGGTTCCTGGTGTCGAACGGGTACGCCGACCGCTCTCGGGTGGCCGTCGAGGGCCGCTCCTACGGCGGGTACGCGACCCTCGCGTCGTTGGCGTTCACCCCCGACGTGTTCGCGGCCGGGGTCGCGGTGTGCGGGATGAGCGACTTCGCGACCTTCTACCGCGACACCGAACCGTGGATCGCGGCTGCTGCCGCCACGAAGTACGGCCACCCCGTCGACGACGAAGCGCTGCTCGCGGCCCTGTCGCCGATGCGGGCGATCGACGACGTCACGGCGCCGCTGCTCGTCGTGCACGGCGAGCTCGACACCAACGTGCCCATCGGCGAGGCGCACCAGGTGGTCGAGGCGCTGCAGGAGCGGTCGCACGACGTCGAGTACCTCGAGCTCGCGGGTGAAGGGCACGAGTACCGGCGGGCGTCGTCGCGGGCGCTGCTCGTGCGGCGGATGGTGGAGTTCGTGGCGGCGCGGCTGGCGTGA
- a CDS encoding GntR family transcriptional regulator gives MSTTMPGFGTERITQLGLRDRVYDRVLEVLMGHDVEPGMRLSIDGLARTLGVSPTPVREALVQLERTGLVTREANKGYRVSPPLAGDQLEALFDARLIVESGAVELAARGDVDALRERLGTALDEQAAVADEVAAVGAAEASEELMARFFRSDWQFHQLIFDATRNPFLEEMSEIITTRVHRMRQIVEGGGDDTDRAVHEHRAVVDALAVGPAEAVAAMRHHIDAVRLRSREDASHTS, from the coding sequence ATGTCCACGACCATGCCCGGCTTCGGGACGGAGCGCATCACGCAGCTCGGCCTGCGTGACCGCGTCTACGACCGGGTGCTCGAGGTCCTGATGGGCCACGACGTCGAACCCGGCATGCGACTGTCGATCGACGGGCTCGCCCGCACCCTCGGCGTCTCCCCGACCCCGGTGCGCGAAGCCCTCGTGCAGCTCGAACGCACCGGCCTCGTCACCCGTGAAGCGAACAAGGGCTACCGGGTCTCCCCGCCCCTGGCCGGCGACCAGCTCGAGGCGCTGTTCGACGCCCGACTCATCGTGGAGAGCGGCGCCGTCGAGCTCGCTGCGCGCGGTGACGTCGACGCCCTGCGGGAGCGGCTCGGCACAGCGCTCGACGAGCAGGCTGCGGTGGCCGACGAGGTCGCGGCGGTCGGTGCGGCTGAGGCGTCGGAGGAACTCATGGCCCGTTTCTTCCGCAGCGACTGGCAGTTCCACCAGCTGATCTTCGATGCCACGCGGAACCCGTTCCTCGAGGAGATGTCCGAGATCATCACGACGCGGGTGCACCGTATGCGGCAGATCGTCGAGGGTGGCGGGGACGACACCGACCGCGCCGTGCACGAGCACCGAGCGGTCGTCGACGCCCTCGCGGTCGGGCCGGCCGAAGCGGTCGCGGCGATGCGGCACCACATCGACGCCGTCCGGCTCCGGTCGCGCGAGGACGCTTCGCACACGAGCTGA
- a CDS encoding MFS transporter — protein MSLPPAPALGSTNDPGLKSAIGKATKHLMPMLVILYFVAFLDRTNVGFAEEALSVDRGISDAAFALGAGIFFIGYAIFEIPSNLLLKRFGARFWLARIAVTWGIVAALFAFTTNDTMFIVLRFILGVTEAGLFPGVIMYLSEWFPNKVRVRMFAIFYLAQPFSQMIGAPLSGGLLSFGDQATPFHGWQVMFFGEGILAVLAGIAALVFLTNSPQQAKWLEPGEKQSLTAAMAREDTARSADGPTGIWKAMASGRVWYFTIIYFCLQVAVYGTTFYLPQQVSSLLGQDVGWQVGLVTAIPWLVGLVACYLVGSKADSVGRRRRWGTMFYITTGLSILGSAWAGANGQPILGIVFITLAVASFLAVGPITWAYPTAFLTGAAAAAGIGLINSLGNLGGFVAPIMRTAINEVVPTDSGAFGIVSLGVLAFVAAVMISCTKFFRGSKADDLLDTSHVRTTTSKETNA, from the coding sequence GTGTCACTTCCCCCTGCCCCCGCGCTCGGGTCGACGAACGACCCCGGCCTCAAGTCCGCCATCGGCAAGGCGACGAAGCACCTCATGCCGATGCTCGTCATCCTGTACTTCGTCGCGTTCCTCGACCGCACCAACGTCGGGTTCGCCGAAGAGGCCCTGAGCGTCGACCGCGGCATCTCCGACGCTGCGTTCGCCCTCGGCGCCGGCATCTTCTTCATCGGCTACGCGATCTTCGAGATCCCGTCGAACCTGCTGCTCAAGCGCTTCGGTGCCCGGTTCTGGCTCGCCCGCATCGCGGTCACGTGGGGCATCGTCGCCGCGCTGTTCGCCTTCACGACGAACGACACCATGTTCATCGTCCTCCGCTTCATCCTCGGTGTGACCGAGGCGGGGCTGTTCCCGGGCGTGATCATGTACCTGTCGGAGTGGTTCCCGAACAAGGTGCGCGTGCGGATGTTCGCGATCTTCTACCTGGCGCAGCCGTTCTCGCAGATGATCGGCGCCCCGTTGTCCGGCGGACTGCTGAGCTTCGGCGACCAGGCGACCCCGTTCCACGGCTGGCAGGTCATGTTCTTCGGCGAGGGGATCCTCGCGGTGCTCGCCGGCATCGCGGCCCTGGTGTTCCTGACGAACAGTCCGCAGCAGGCGAAGTGGCTCGAGCCGGGCGAGAAGCAGTCGCTCACGGCGGCGATGGCACGCGAGGACACCGCCCGCAGCGCGGACGGTCCGACGGGCATCTGGAAGGCCATGGCGAGCGGCCGGGTCTGGTACTTCACGATCATCTACTTCTGCCTGCAGGTCGCCGTGTACGGCACGACGTTCTACCTGCCGCAGCAGGTCTCCTCGCTGCTCGGGCAGGACGTCGGGTGGCAGGTCGGGCTCGTGACCGCTATCCCGTGGCTCGTCGGACTCGTCGCCTGCTACCTGGTCGGGTCGAAGGCGGACTCGGTCGGCCGTCGTCGTCGCTGGGGGACCATGTTCTACATCACGACCGGGCTCTCGATCCTCGGGTCGGCCTGGGCCGGTGCGAACGGGCAGCCGATCCTGGGCATCGTCTTCATCACGCTGGCGGTCGCGAGCTTCCTGGCCGTCGGCCCGATCACCTGGGCGTACCCGACGGCGTTCCTCACCGGGGCAGCCGCCGCGGCGGGCATCGGCCTGATCAACTCGCTCGGCAACCTGGGCGGGTTCGTCGCCCCGATCATGCGCACGGCGATCAACGAGGTGGTGCCGACCGACAGTGGTGCGTTCGGGATCGTCTCGCTCGGGGTCCTGGCGTTCGTCGCGGCCGTGATGATCTCCTGCACGAAGTTCTTCCGGGGGTCGAAGGCGGATGATCTCCTCGACACCTCGCATGTCCGCACCACGACGTCGAAGGAGACGAACGCGTGA
- a CDS encoding TIM barrel protein: MSTPQDWVDQDWDPTTWTSDTWPIAACLHGFAQVTRDGTAFHDAPAEVWDDVFAQIAAAGFSLAELADSHIRPADLERSRRDELFAVAKAHGIGIPSVHLQRKSVIQPGHEEDNLAYAHRTIDAAAEWGMQVFSTGLHQPFTEAQKRALWFWTAQGPKDPDDPEVWNAAVKRLRELGEHAASVGLPMALELYEDTYLGTADSAVRLVEDIGLDNVGLNADVANLIRLHRPIEDWRELFAKTMPHTNYLHVKNYTRDEAGDGSWATSAPSTMETGLINYRQVLRDAVADGFRGIVMTEQYGGDSLGVCATNQQYIRSVLATTKLDAPATATATPTAATSTEGATR; this comes from the coding sequence GTGAGCACACCGCAGGATTGGGTCGACCAGGATTGGGACCCCACCACCTGGACGTCGGACACCTGGCCGATCGCCGCCTGTCTGCACGGTTTCGCCCAGGTCACCCGCGACGGCACCGCGTTCCACGATGCCCCGGCCGAGGTCTGGGACGACGTGTTCGCACAGATCGCAGCCGCAGGGTTCTCGCTCGCTGAACTCGCCGACAGCCACATCCGCCCCGCGGACCTCGAGCGCTCCCGCCGCGACGAGCTGTTCGCCGTCGCGAAGGCGCACGGCATCGGGATCCCCTCGGTGCACCTGCAGCGCAAGAGCGTCATCCAGCCCGGGCACGAGGAGGACAACCTCGCCTACGCCCACCGCACCATCGACGCGGCGGCCGAGTGGGGCATGCAGGTGTTCTCGACGGGCCTGCACCAGCCGTTCACCGAGGCCCAGAAGCGCGCGCTGTGGTTCTGGACCGCGCAAGGCCCGAAGGACCCGGACGACCCCGAGGTCTGGAACGCGGCGGTCAAGCGCCTGCGTGAGCTCGGTGAGCACGCCGCGAGCGTCGGGCTGCCGATGGCCCTTGAGCTGTACGAGGACACCTACCTCGGCACCGCCGACAGCGCCGTGCGACTGGTCGAGGACATCGGGCTCGACAACGTCGGCTTGAACGCGGACGTCGCGAACCTCATCCGCCTGCACCGGCCGATCGAGGACTGGCGGGAGCTCTTCGCGAAGACCATGCCGCACACGAACTACCTGCACGTGAAGAACTACACGCGTGACGAGGCCGGCGACGGCAGCTGGGCGACGAGCGCTCCGAGCACCATGGAGACGGGCCTCATCAATTACCGCCAGGTCCTGCGCGACGCCGTCGCCGACGGGTTCCGCGGGATCGTCATGACCGAGCAGTACGGCGGGGACAGCCTCGGCGTCTGCGCCACGAACCAGCAGTACATCCGATCCGTCCTCGCGACGACGAAGCTCGACGCGCCGGCGACGGCGACGGCGACCCCGACTGCAGCAACCAGCACCGAAGGAGCAACCCGATGA
- a CDS encoding N-acetylglutaminylglutamine amidotransferase produces MCGLAGEIRFDGTAPDVGAVARMTGCMVHRGPDGDGLWARGPVALGHRRLSIVDLSTAGAQPMVLPRAGLTIAYNGMVYNYEQLRDELRGKGHEFFSTSDTEVIALAYAEWGTAFVEHLIGMFAIAIWEHASGRLVLARDRLGIKPLYVAQVPGGLRFASSLPAILAGDGGAGRTGSGIDTSIDPVAFASYMSFHSIVPAPRTILSGVGKLPPATVRVIERDGTSRDTVYWEPRFERDPAKADWTDRDWEQAFIGSLRTAVERRMVADVPVGVLLSGGIDSSLVVGLLAEAGQQDLATFSIGFEAAGGESGDEFEYSDQVAKHFGTDHHRIHIPSTRLLDGIDGAVAAMSEPMVSHDCVAFYLLSQEVSQHVKVVQSGQGADEVLAGYDWYPPLADVPRDQAAEAYRSVFMDRRWPALQGLLGERWKSDDDTPSAFVDREFARSGAETSVDAALRSDTTIMLVDDPVKRVDNMTMAWGLEARVPFLDHEFVELAGAIPPALKLSDGGKGVMKRASRGIVPDSVIDRSKGSFPVPAIRQLEGPYLERVRAALHAPEARERGLFDPGTVERMLQDPNSTRTEIGANALWQLGLIEMWLQQQGVR; encoded by the coding sequence ATGTGTGGACTCGCGGGCGAGATCCGGTTCGACGGCACGGCCCCGGACGTCGGAGCAGTGGCGCGGATGACCGGGTGCATGGTGCACCGCGGCCCCGACGGTGACGGGCTCTGGGCGCGCGGTCCGGTCGCGCTCGGACACCGACGGCTGTCGATCGTCGACCTGTCCACCGCCGGTGCGCAGCCGATGGTGCTGCCCCGGGCCGGACTGACGATCGCCTACAACGGCATGGTCTACAACTACGAGCAGCTGCGTGACGAGCTGCGCGGCAAGGGCCACGAGTTCTTCTCGACGTCGGACACCGAGGTCATCGCCCTGGCGTACGCCGAGTGGGGCACGGCATTCGTCGAGCACCTGATCGGCATGTTCGCCATCGCGATCTGGGAGCACGCCAGCGGTCGGCTGGTCCTGGCCCGGGACCGGCTCGGCATCAAGCCGTTGTACGTGGCACAGGTACCGGGCGGGCTCCGGTTCGCGAGCTCCCTGCCCGCGATCCTGGCGGGGGACGGCGGCGCGGGCAGGACCGGCAGCGGCATCGACACGTCCATCGACCCCGTCGCCTTCGCGTCCTACATGAGCTTCCACTCGATCGTGCCGGCACCCCGCACGATCCTGTCCGGCGTCGGCAAGCTCCCGCCCGCCACCGTCCGGGTGATCGAGCGCGACGGCACATCCCGCGACACCGTCTACTGGGAGCCGCGGTTCGAACGCGACCCCGCAAAGGCCGACTGGACCGACCGGGACTGGGAGCAGGCGTTCATCGGCTCGCTCCGCACCGCGGTCGAACGCCGCATGGTGGCCGACGTCCCCGTCGGCGTGCTGCTGTCCGGCGGCATCGACTCGTCCCTGGTCGTCGGGCTGCTCGCGGAGGCCGGGCAGCAGGACCTCGCCACGTTCAGCATCGGCTTCGAGGCGGCGGGCGGTGAGTCCGGCGACGAGTTCGAGTACTCGGACCAGGTCGCGAAGCACTTCGGTACCGACCACCACCGCATCCACATCCCCTCGACGCGGCTGCTCGACGGCATCGACGGTGCCGTCGCCGCCATGAGCGAGCCGATGGTCAGCCACGACTGCGTCGCCTTCTACCTGCTGTCGCAGGAGGTCTCCCAGCACGTCAAGGTCGTGCAGTCCGGCCAGGGTGCCGACGAGGTACTCGCCGGCTACGACTGGTACCCGCCGCTCGCCGACGTCCCCCGCGACCAGGCGGCCGAGGCCTACCGCTCCGTGTTCATGGACCGCAGGTGGCCGGCGCTGCAGGGACTGCTCGGGGAGCGCTGGAAGAGCGATGACGACACCCCGTCGGCGTTCGTCGACCGCGAGTTCGCGCGTTCCGGAGCGGAGACGAGCGTCGACGCCGCGCTCCGGAGCGACACCACGATCATGCTCGTCGACGACCCGGTGAAGCGGGTCGACAACATGACGATGGCGTGGGGTCTCGAGGCCCGCGTGCCGTTCCTGGACCACGAGTTCGTCGAGCTCGCCGGCGCGATCCCGCCCGCGCTCAAGCTGTCGGACGGCGGCAAGGGCGTGATGAAGCGAGCGTCGCGCGGCATCGTTCCCGACAGCGTCATCGACCGCAGCAAGGGGTCGTTCCCAGTACCCGCGATCCGGCAGCTCGAGGGCCCGTACCTGGAGCGGGTGCGCGCGGCACTGCACGCACCCGAGGCGCGGGAACGTGGCCTGTTCGACCCGGGTACGGTCGAGCGGATGCTCCAGGACCCGAACAGCACGCGGACCGAGATCGGCGCGAACGCGCTCTGGCAGCTCGGCCTGATCGAGATGTGGCTGCAGCAGCAGGGGGTGCGGTGA
- a CDS encoding 3-hydroxyacyl-CoA dehydrogenase family protein: protein MSTLDIAVVGSGYMGGGIAQVLALAGHTVRIADVSAEIAASNRARLIAETEQFVADGLFPADAVARVDAHLSAAASIEEAVATADFIEEAVPEKIEIKHATLRRISEAARPDAIIGSNTSTILIESLAEAVVGPERFLGVHFSNPAPFIPGVELIPHPSTNEHAIAVGETVVAATGKQSARVKDSTGFVLNRLQYALFEEATKIADEGIATPDDIDTIVRTTFGFRLPFFGPFAIADMAGLDVYAFCFESLQTRWPERFATPPSLQQHVDAGELGTKSGAGYLEVPADRTPELVAYRNKAYVAMQKLLDDLGPAPIH, encoded by the coding sequence ATGAGCACCCTCGACATCGCCGTCGTCGGATCCGGCTACATGGGCGGCGGGATCGCCCAAGTCCTCGCCCTCGCCGGCCACACCGTCCGGATCGCCGACGTCTCGGCCGAGATCGCCGCGTCCAACCGCGCCCGGCTCATCGCAGAGACCGAGCAGTTCGTCGCGGACGGCCTGTTCCCCGCGGACGCCGTGGCGCGCGTCGACGCGCACCTCAGCGCCGCCGCCTCCATCGAGGAAGCGGTCGCCACGGCCGACTTCATCGAGGAGGCGGTCCCCGAGAAGATCGAGATCAAGCACGCGACCCTCCGCCGCATCAGCGAGGCCGCCCGCCCCGACGCGATCATCGGCTCGAACACCTCGACGATCCTGATCGAGTCGCTGGCCGAGGCCGTCGTGGGCCCGGAGCGGTTCCTCGGCGTGCACTTCTCGAACCCGGCCCCGTTCATCCCCGGCGTCGAGCTCATCCCGCACCCGTCCACGAACGAGCACGCGATCGCCGTCGGCGAGACCGTCGTCGCCGCGACGGGCAAGCAGTCGGCGCGGGTGAAGGACTCGACCGGGTTCGTGCTGAACCGCCTGCAGTACGCGCTGTTCGAGGAAGCCACGAAGATCGCCGACGAGGGCATCGCCACCCCCGACGACATCGACACCATCGTGCGGACCACGTTCGGGTTCCGCCTGCCGTTCTTCGGCCCGTTCGCGATCGCCGACATGGCCGGTCTCGACGTCTACGCGTTCTGCTTCGAGTCGCTGCAGACCCGTTGGCCCGAGCGCTTCGCCACCCCGCCGTCGCTGCAGCAGCACGTCGACGCGGGCGAGCTCGGCACGAAGTCCGGCGCCGGGTACCTCGAGGTGCCGGCCGACCGGACGCCGGAACTCGTCGCCTACCGCAACAAGGCCTACGTCGCGATGCAGAAGCTGCTCGACGACCTCGGCCCGGCCCCGATCCACTGA